A stretch of Dyella sp. BiH032 DNA encodes these proteins:
- a CDS encoding type VI secretion system tube protein Hcp, producing the protein MDLILLQPGDSSIFGGPNGWKGGGSLIDDQWRDEVLKLGQCLELVSVHQGMKQQITTDVSNSARTSGRPIITEFTCVKYVDKTSVKFYEYCLRAQPLGKGEKNPTKIYIARNSGEKTANILTIELRDAIISEIQFQSNPDDMPTEQFKLNFTEVLWTYTVQEADMNTSGNLAAGWSIARNRPIGQFTT; encoded by the coding sequence ATGGACCTCATTCTCTTGCAACCGGGCGATTCATCGATCTTCGGCGGCCCCAACGGCTGGAAGGGCGGTGGAAGCCTGATCGACGACCAGTGGCGCGACGAAGTGCTCAAGCTGGGCCAATGCCTGGAGCTGGTCTCCGTGCACCAGGGCATGAAGCAGCAGATCACCACCGACGTGAGCAACTCGGCGCGTACTTCCGGCCGTCCGATCATCACCGAGTTCACCTGCGTGAAGTACGTGGACAAGACCTCGGTCAAGTTCTACGAGTACTGCCTGCGCGCGCAGCCGCTGGGCAAGGGCGAGAAGAACCCCACCAAGATCTACATCGCGCGCAACTCGGGCGAGAAGACCGCCAACATCCTCACCATCGAGCTGCGCGACGCGATCATCAGCGAGATCCAGTTCCAGTCCAATCCGGACGACATGCCGACCGAGCAGTTCAAGCTCAACTTCACCGAAGTGCTATGGACGTACACGGTGCAGGAGGCCGACATGAATACCTCCGGCAACCTGGCGGCCGGCTGGTCGATCGCGCGCAACCGCCCGATCGGGCAGTTCACCACGTGA
- the tssC gene encoding type VI secretion system contractile sheath large subunit, whose product MTVESIQQKLLRVRPPRVRITYDVETGGSSEKVELAFIVGMFANLSGELDASALPAMKDRRMRDIDGESFDKILADSTPLIKLNGIADTIAGNGKKLTGELRFTSLADFEPLAIVNAVPSLRQRYDARADLRALQSMAECNDALASLLDHTTLDAEATGALKTTFGDASPDAWAAAKVDAQDNPPANATGAAVPGALVSLLAAQMAGNAQAAASAKQAADAAVAASASADDAAKTAAGALTAAQKAAADAATALGKAQDAAGKAKGDQAIADANAAAVKAKKDKDDADVALLAAQAQNDAAADLAKRQAALAAERQQAFLSIDPLSKARRLAGRFANEILGPMGNKELTQVALGASGLIDERAGGIDVQIGVQLDAILHAKSFKDLEATWRGLYYVVSRTESGKLLKLRVFNAGMDELRKELEKAADFDQSCIFKMIYEAEFGTYGGSPYSLLVGGYEFDHTPASMSLLSNMTKVAASAHAPFIAAAAPGLFGLDGFDKLAKPRDLSQLFESPEMAQWVEFRGSEDSRYVALALPHILMRLPYGKDARPAEGLRYEETVTGPDGPDHNAFLWGNAAYALAERITHSFALYHWTAAIRGVEGGGLVDGLPVFTYRDDADLVNMICPTEVSITDRREKELNDLGFIALCNCKGTGQAAFFGGQTANLPRQYISDEANANAKLSAMLPYILAASRFAHYIKVIMRKKIGAFLTRGNIEAYLNSWIAQYVLLDDNASQEVKASYPLRAAQITVTDVPGSPGSYKATVFIKPHFQLEELTTSIRLVADLPAG is encoded by the coding sequence ATGACTGTCGAGAGCATTCAACAGAAGCTATTGCGTGTGAGGCCGCCGCGCGTGCGCATTACGTACGACGTCGAGACGGGCGGCTCGAGCGAGAAGGTGGAGCTGGCTTTCATCGTCGGCATGTTCGCCAACCTTTCCGGCGAGCTCGATGCGAGTGCGCTGCCGGCCATGAAGGACCGGCGCATGCGCGACATCGATGGCGAATCGTTCGACAAGATCCTGGCGGACAGTACGCCGCTGATCAAATTGAACGGGATCGCGGACACCATCGCCGGCAACGGCAAGAAGCTCACGGGCGAGCTGCGCTTCACCAGCCTGGCCGACTTCGAGCCGCTGGCGATCGTCAATGCGGTGCCCAGCCTGCGGCAGCGCTACGACGCACGCGCCGACCTGCGCGCGCTGCAGTCGATGGCCGAATGCAACGATGCGCTGGCCTCGCTGCTCGATCACACCACGCTCGACGCCGAAGCGACGGGCGCGCTCAAGACCACCTTCGGCGACGCCTCGCCGGACGCGTGGGCCGCGGCGAAGGTCGATGCGCAGGACAATCCGCCCGCCAACGCGACCGGCGCCGCCGTGCCCGGTGCGCTGGTCAGCTTGCTGGCCGCGCAGATGGCCGGCAATGCGCAGGCGGCGGCCTCGGCCAAGCAGGCTGCGGATGCGGCCGTGGCGGCCTCCGCCAGCGCGGACGATGCGGCCAAGACCGCCGCGGGCGCGCTCACGGCGGCGCAGAAGGCGGCCGCCGACGCGGCGACCGCGCTGGGCAAGGCGCAGGATGCGGCGGGCAAGGCCAAGGGCGACCAGGCGATCGCCGACGCCAACGCGGCCGCGGTCAAAGCCAAGAAGGACAAGGACGACGCCGACGTCGCGCTGCTCGCCGCACAGGCGCAGAACGACGCCGCGGCAGACCTGGCCAAGCGCCAGGCCGCGCTCGCGGCGGAGCGCCAGCAGGCCTTCCTCTCGATCGATCCGCTGAGCAAGGCGCGTCGGCTGGCCGGCCGCTTCGCCAACGAGATCCTCGGGCCGATGGGCAACAAGGAACTCACCCAGGTGGCGCTCGGCGCCAGCGGCCTGATCGACGAGCGTGCCGGCGGCATCGACGTGCAGATCGGCGTGCAGCTGGATGCCATCCTGCACGCCAAGTCGTTCAAGGATCTGGAAGCTACCTGGCGCGGCCTGTACTACGTGGTGTCGCGCACCGAAAGCGGCAAGCTGCTCAAGCTGCGCGTGTTCAACGCCGGCATGGACGAGCTGCGCAAGGAACTGGAGAAGGCGGCCGATTTCGACCAGAGCTGCATCTTCAAGATGATCTACGAGGCCGAGTTCGGCACCTATGGCGGCTCGCCGTACAGCCTGCTGGTGGGTGGCTACGAGTTCGACCACACGCCGGCCAGCATGTCGCTGCTGTCGAACATGACCAAAGTGGCCGCTTCCGCGCACGCGCCGTTCATCGCGGCCGCCGCGCCGGGGCTGTTCGGGCTGGACGGTTTCGACAAGCTGGCCAAGCCGCGCGATCTGAGCCAGCTGTTCGAGTCGCCGGAAATGGCGCAGTGGGTGGAATTCCGCGGTAGCGAGGACTCGCGCTACGTCGCCCTCGCGCTGCCGCACATCCTGATGCGCCTGCCGTACGGCAAAGACGCGCGCCCGGCCGAAGGCCTGCGCTACGAGGAGACGGTGACCGGACCCGACGGTCCGGACCACAACGCCTTCCTGTGGGGCAACGCGGCCTATGCGCTGGCCGAGCGCATCACGCATTCGTTCGCGTTGTACCACTGGACCGCCGCGATCCGCGGCGTGGAAGGCGGCGGCCTGGTCGACGGGCTGCCGGTGTTCACCTACCGCGACGATGCGGACCTGGTGAACATGATCTGCCCGACCGAAGTGTCCATCACCGACCGGCGCGAGAAGGAGCTCAACGACCTGGGCTTCATCGCGCTGTGCAACTGCAAGGGCACCGGCCAGGCGGCGTTCTTCGGCGGGCAGACCGCCAACCTGCCGCGCCAGTACATCAGCGACGAGGCCAATGCCAACGCCAAGTTGTCGGCGATGCTGCCGTACATCCTGGCGGCGTCGCGCTTCGCGCACTACATCAAGGTGATCATGCGCAAGAAGATCGGCGCGTTCCTCACCCGCGGCAACATCGAGGCCTATCTCAACAGCTGGATCGCGCAGTACGTGCTGCTGGACGACAACGCCTCGCAGGAAGTGAAGGCAAGCTATCCGTTGCGCGCCGCGCAGATCACCGTGACCGACGTGCCCGGATCGCCCGGCTCGTACAAGGCCACGGTGTTCATCAAGCCGCACTTCCAGCTCGAAGAACTGACCACGTCGATTCGCCTGGTGGCGGATCTCCCGGCGGGCTGA
- the tssF gene encoding type VI secretion system baseplate subunit TssF gives MNADAPRLKMWYEQELASLRDEAVDFGASFPAIAKELELSGGRSSDPHVEMLMQSFAWLSGRLRYQLETDQAVLPNALLAQLYPHLEAPLPSMVVGEIDVRPDGANFAHGATLERGRYVYALATNDTGQQVRCRFRTCYDTPLWPLKITHVDAMAANAYPLDPADTRTASIVRATVTCMGKEPVHAMKMPFLRFCIHAEHKHAYALYDALAMHLVRMAVRIPSTGELRYLDAGQLKWRGFAPDEAVLGANPLTHPGYRLVQEYFAFPQKFLFFDVAGMDLSGVDREFDLLFLLDVPPSKDHYYDRQLLRLNCLPLINLFPQRIEPFVLDQRHYEYRLVADEQNHRYCEIYSLEELVSIRPDRSPRPIAPYFALDDMQRLDKIDYFYATRREVNQTGAVHGTETYVSFLDPEFDTVLPPEEMIGGTALCTNRRLPSQLLVGSVLFLEGAGPVASLKVACKPTPNQPPQMVGERPWALVSQLCLNHLSLVDGRRGPPVLKNMLRLHVGPASLTGYRQIDGLRALSTRRVQRRMPLREAWRGFVDCLQVRVQVDLGHFEGGSAVLFGSVLHRFLALYAEVNTVVELVLESSDRRGELKSWEPLTGAQVNL, from the coding sequence ATGAACGCCGACGCGCCCCGGCTGAAGATGTGGTACGAGCAGGAACTGGCCTCGCTGCGCGACGAGGCGGTGGATTTCGGCGCGTCCTTTCCCGCCATCGCCAAGGAGCTGGAACTGAGCGGCGGACGCAGCAGCGATCCGCACGTGGAAATGCTCATGCAGTCGTTCGCCTGGCTGAGCGGACGGCTGCGTTACCAGCTGGAAACCGACCAGGCGGTGCTGCCGAACGCGCTGCTGGCCCAGCTCTATCCGCACCTGGAGGCGCCGCTGCCGTCCATGGTGGTGGGCGAGATCGACGTGCGCCCGGACGGCGCCAATTTCGCGCACGGCGCCACGCTCGAACGCGGGCGCTACGTCTACGCGCTGGCCACCAATGACACCGGCCAGCAGGTGCGCTGCCGTTTCCGCACCTGCTACGACACGCCGCTGTGGCCGCTGAAGATCACCCACGTGGACGCGATGGCGGCCAACGCCTACCCGCTGGATCCGGCGGATACCCGTACCGCCTCGATCGTCCGCGCCACCGTCACTTGCATGGGCAAGGAACCCGTGCACGCGATGAAGATGCCATTCCTGCGGTTCTGCATCCATGCTGAGCACAAGCACGCCTATGCGCTGTACGACGCGCTGGCCATGCACCTGGTGCGGATGGCGGTGCGCATCCCGTCCACCGGCGAACTGCGTTACCTCGATGCCGGCCAGCTCAAGTGGCGCGGCTTCGCACCGGACGAGGCGGTGCTCGGCGCCAACCCGCTGACGCATCCGGGCTACCGGCTGGTGCAGGAGTACTTCGCGTTTCCGCAGAAGTTCCTGTTCTTCGACGTGGCGGGCATGGACCTGTCGGGCGTGGACCGCGAGTTCGACCTGCTGTTCTTGCTCGATGTGCCGCCGTCGAAGGACCACTACTACGACCGCCAGCTGCTGCGGCTTAATTGCCTGCCGCTGATCAACCTGTTCCCGCAGCGCATCGAGCCGTTCGTGCTGGACCAGCGGCACTACGAGTACCGCCTGGTCGCGGACGAGCAGAACCACCGTTACTGCGAGATCTACAGCCTCGAAGAACTGGTTTCGATCCGTCCGGACCGCAGCCCGCGACCGATCGCGCCGTACTTCGCGCTGGACGACATGCAGCGGCTGGACAAGATCGACTACTTCTATGCCACGCGCCGCGAGGTGAACCAGACCGGCGCGGTGCACGGCACCGAGACCTATGTGTCGTTCCTGGACCCGGAGTTCGACACGGTGTTGCCGCCGGAGGAGATGATCGGCGGTACCGCGCTGTGCACCAACCGCCGGTTGCCGTCGCAGCTGCTGGTCGGCAGCGTGCTGTTCCTCGAAGGCGCCGGGCCGGTGGCATCGCTCAAGGTCGCCTGCAAACCCACGCCGAACCAGCCGCCGCAGATGGTGGGCGAACGGCCGTGGGCGCTGGTCTCGCAGCTGTGCCTCAACCATCTCTCGCTGGTGGACGGGCGGCGCGGGCCGCCAGTGCTCAAGAACATGCTGCGGCTGCACGTGGGCCCGGCCAGTCTCACCGGCTATCGCCAGATCGATGGCCTGCGCGCGCTGTCCACGCGCCGCGTGCAACGTCGCATGCCGCTGCGCGAGGCCTGGCGCGGCTTCGTCGACTGCCTGCAGGTACGCGTGCAGGTGGACCTGGGGCATTTCGAAGGAGGCAGCGCCGTGCTGTTCGGCAGCGTGCTGCACCGTTTCCTGGCGCTTTACGCGGAGGTCAACACTGTCGTCGAACTGGTTCTCGAATCTTCCGACCGCCGAGGAGAGCTCAAGTCATGGGAACCCCTGACTGGCGCACAGGTGAACCTCTAG
- a CDS encoding GPW/gp25 family protein, with the protein MQFLLERLVNRSEPDMGLAPPFDPAAAVAAQIQRIVECRPYEGVRGARVCEFGMPPIVDTSIGMTDHERFGARLLAAIARFEPRLRTPRLEWLATGEAMRPYALVVHGNVLIEGEANPFRFELPCPESLA; encoded by the coding sequence GTGCAATTTCTGCTGGAGCGGCTGGTCAATCGCAGTGAGCCGGACATGGGCCTGGCGCCGCCGTTCGATCCGGCCGCGGCTGTCGCCGCACAGATCCAGCGCATCGTGGAGTGCCGCCCTTATGAAGGCGTGCGCGGGGCGAGGGTGTGCGAGTTCGGCATGCCGCCGATCGTGGACACCTCGATCGGCATGACCGATCACGAGCGCTTCGGCGCACGGCTGCTCGCGGCCATCGCGCGCTTCGAGCCGCGCCTGCGGACGCCGCGGCTGGAATGGCTGGCCACGGGCGAGGCCATGCGACCGTATGCCCTGGTCGTGCATGGCAACGTGCTGATCGAAGGCGAGGCCAACCCGTTCCGCTTCGAACTGCCTTGCCCGGAGTCGCTGGCATGA
- a CDS encoding IS30 family transposase: MGQHYSHLSAEERGAIMVGKARGESARQLARLLGRSASTISRELARNGHREPAERPRMGRPTLGYDARRAGARARRLARKARRRRKLHRDGVLWPLVRQLLARRWSPQEVSRTLRRQHPDEPAKHVSHETIYTAIYAMPRGELRRELVALLRQHKCARRPRGQGANRRGRMQDLPSIHDRPPEANERLLPGHWEGDFLKGARNRSSVGVLVDRRTLFLKLVKMKGCSAQEALEGFSRAFQGVPPELRQTLTYDQGKEMALYKTLSERTGLSIYFADPRSPWQRGICENTNGLLRQYLPKGTDLSVHSQRALDAIAQEMNLRPRATLGYHCPAEMFMRAMGHDDLAQAIDDALLD; this comes from the coding sequence ATGGGACAGCATTACAGCCATCTGAGCGCCGAAGAACGGGGCGCGATCATGGTGGGCAAGGCACGCGGCGAGAGCGCTCGGCAGCTGGCACGGCTGCTAGGCCGTTCGGCTAGCACGATTTCCCGGGAATTGGCGCGTAATGGGCACCGCGAACCGGCGGAGCGTCCGCGCATGGGTCGTCCGACACTTGGCTATGACGCCCGCCGTGCCGGTGCGCGGGCTCGACGGCTCGCGCGCAAGGCACGCCGACGGCGCAAGCTACATCGTGATGGGGTCTTGTGGCCCCTGGTGCGCCAGCTGTTAGCGCGCCGCTGGTCACCGCAAGAAGTGAGCCGCACACTGCGCCGGCAGCATCCTGACGAGCCGGCCAAACACGTGTCCCATGAGACGATCTACACCGCGATTTATGCCATGCCGCGTGGCGAACTGCGGCGTGAGCTGGTGGCCTTGCTGCGCCAACACAAGTGCGCACGCCGTCCGCGTGGCCAAGGGGCGAACCGGCGCGGCCGCATGCAGGATCTGCCGAGTATTCATGACCGCCCGCCGGAGGCCAACGAGCGCCTGTTACCAGGCCATTGGGAAGGCGACTTCCTCAAGGGGGCGCGTAACCGATCGTCGGTGGGGGTGCTGGTGGATCGACGCACTTTGTTCCTGAAGCTGGTCAAGATGAAGGGGTGTTCGGCCCAGGAGGCGCTGGAGGGCTTCAGTCGCGCCTTCCAGGGCGTGCCGCCGGAGCTTCGCCAGACACTGACCTATGACCAGGGCAAGGAAATGGCGCTGTACAAGACCTTGTCCGAACGTACCGGCTTGAGCATTTATTTCGCCGATCCGCGCAGCCCCTGGCAGCGGGGCATCTGCGAAAACACCAACGGCCTGCTGCGGCAGTACCTCCCTAAAGGCACCGATCTGTCCGTGCATAGCCAGCGAGCGCTGGATGCCATCGCTCAGGAGATGAACCTTCGGCCCCGAGCCACCTTGGGCTACCACTGTCCGGCGGAGATGTTCATGCGTGCCATGGGGCACGATGACCTCGCTCAGGCCATCGATGATGCACTTCTAGATTGA
- a CDS encoding contractile injection system protein, VgrG/Pvc8 family codes for MSALPTDTAGRTAILPIGHAGQADSPLLYLHCGISMAGNQWLGDETFRLLSFEGQESVSEPFDFQLQLRGNTDPRGGRSLSFDALVGRPVTVGINRPAQDGPPDAAARFAQALRTGSAPSMTLYNGMVSSFAMDEPGVYRIGMKPALWRLALTNRYVVHAQKSVRDVIADLMRQHYIDFSLDAVSGEDNIAVARVQDWLQAGESDFEFLRRMMSKAHIYYYFRHTGNGHTVVFANRPAYTQAFGRPLRYTHTAIDELGLQMDDVVFQYSYQQSLTSTGVSGRFVHQENAPDEDPVPTFQTFDAFTPADPGELPFNQYRTYQYGMSSGTVRQYIRTTASSMAASARQLSGSSTCSGFRVGSQFTMRGDMAQGVSPSPVRPSLEGKSFVLSKVQHKASADGGYTNQFEATDAAAMLTAFSVQDTQQGGILAKVVDMAGRGPTDWRYYEPANFDPATSRLRDSQAAPPNLLAKGVYVQFSTPGSPQEPVWVKLSASMNTVPEIGVTVLVTRASDESELPEVQQIIAPNGNLVVTPSGWTANTHVGSNYSTTYGDGQSIRFGLHSAYDLDRAVGIVNGAYESGQYRDTSYQQGASYSYSTSEDGADGLLSRSESYGSTYNTQEAAITWNKSTIGNSTSYSTITGDTYAEDTVLGTATRISTTSVSKSTTFTGQQESTTTTGENTAHELMGMTSVTSATGVSSNTSLTGLTGQVSLTGVRTETSVTGKSESTSVTGIAQQISATGSSDQTSVTGESNQINVTGKSSGINVTGQQSQVSVTGTGSDIGVVGSTSRISVTGSSMGVSVTGESTDLSVTGTETRIGIHGSSTSLDVTGVGTSVTLAAARISLDIVGMSVSIPVVYIYV; via the coding sequence ATGAGCGCACTGCCGACCGATACCGCCGGCCGTACGGCGATCCTGCCGATCGGGCATGCCGGACAGGCGGATTCGCCGCTGCTGTACCTGCATTGCGGCATCTCGATGGCCGGCAACCAGTGGCTGGGCGACGAGACGTTCCGGCTGCTGTCGTTCGAGGGACAGGAGTCGGTGTCCGAGCCGTTCGATTTCCAGCTGCAGCTGCGCGGCAACACCGACCCGCGCGGCGGTCGGTCGCTGAGTTTCGATGCGCTGGTCGGACGCCCCGTCACCGTGGGCATCAACCGCCCGGCGCAGGACGGCCCGCCGGATGCCGCCGCGCGCTTCGCGCAGGCGCTGCGCACGGGGTCGGCGCCGTCGATGACGCTGTACAACGGCATGGTCAGCTCCTTCGCGATGGACGAGCCGGGCGTGTACCGCATCGGCATGAAGCCGGCGCTGTGGCGGCTCGCACTCACCAACCGCTACGTGGTGCACGCGCAGAAGAGCGTGCGCGACGTGATCGCGGACCTGATGCGCCAGCACTACATCGATTTCTCGCTGGATGCCGTGTCCGGCGAGGACAACATCGCCGTGGCGCGCGTGCAGGACTGGCTGCAGGCAGGCGAGAGCGACTTCGAGTTCCTGCGCCGCATGATGTCCAAGGCGCACATCTACTACTACTTCCGCCACACCGGGAACGGCCACACCGTGGTGTTCGCCAACCGCCCGGCTTATACGCAGGCCTTCGGCAGGCCGTTGCGCTACACCCACACCGCCATCGACGAGCTGGGGCTCCAGATGGACGACGTGGTGTTCCAGTACAGCTACCAGCAATCGCTCACCAGCACCGGCGTGAGCGGCCGCTTCGTGCACCAGGAGAACGCGCCGGACGAAGATCCGGTGCCGACCTTCCAGACCTTCGACGCGTTCACGCCGGCCGATCCGGGCGAGTTGCCGTTCAACCAGTACCGCACCTATCAGTACGGCATGAGCAGCGGCACGGTGCGGCAGTACATCCGCACCACCGCGTCGAGCATGGCCGCGTCCGCGCGCCAGCTCTCCGGCAGCAGCACCTGCAGCGGCTTCCGCGTCGGCAGCCAGTTCACCATGAGGGGGGACATGGCCCAGGGCGTGTCGCCGTCGCCGGTGCGCCCGTCGCTGGAGGGCAAATCCTTCGTGCTGAGCAAGGTGCAGCACAAGGCCAGCGCCGACGGCGGCTACACCAACCAGTTCGAGGCCACCGACGCGGCCGCGATGCTCACCGCGTTCTCGGTGCAGGACACGCAGCAGGGCGGCATCCTGGCCAAGGTGGTGGACATGGCCGGGCGCGGCCCCACCGACTGGCGCTATTACGAGCCGGCCAATTTCGATCCGGCCACCAGCCGCCTGCGCGATTCGCAGGCGGCGCCGCCGAACCTGCTGGCCAAGGGCGTGTACGTGCAGTTCTCCACGCCCGGCTCGCCGCAGGAGCCGGTGTGGGTGAAGCTCTCGGCGAGCATGAACACGGTGCCGGAGATCGGCGTCACCGTGCTGGTCACGCGCGCCAGCGACGAATCGGAACTGCCGGAGGTGCAGCAGATCATCGCGCCCAACGGCAACCTGGTAGTGACGCCTTCTGGATGGACGGCCAATACCCACGTCGGCAGCAATTACTCCACGACCTACGGCGACGGGCAGAGCATCCGCTTCGGCCTGCACTCGGCCTACGACCTGGACCGCGCGGTGGGCATCGTCAACGGCGCCTACGAGAGCGGGCAGTACCGCGACACCAGCTACCAGCAGGGCGCCAGCTACAGCTACTCGACCTCCGAGGACGGCGCCGACGGGCTGCTGAGCCGCTCCGAATCCTACGGCAGCACCTACAACACCCAGGAAGCGGCGATCACCTGGAACAAGAGCACCATCGGCAACAGCACCAGCTACAGCACCATCACCGGCGACACCTACGCCGAAGACACCGTGCTCGGCACGGCCACGCGCATTTCGACCACCAGCGTCTCCAAGAGCACGACGTTCACCGGGCAACAGGAAAGCACCACGACCACCGGCGAGAACACCGCGCACGAGTTGATGGGAATGACCTCGGTGACGTCGGCCACGGGCGTGAGCTCCAATACCTCGCTCACCGGGCTCACCGGCCAGGTCTCGCTGACGGGCGTGCGCACGGAAACCTCGGTGACCGGCAAGAGCGAGAGCACCTCGGTCACCGGCATCGCGCAGCAGATATCGGCTACGGGCAGCAGCGACCAGACCTCGGTCACCGGCGAGAGCAACCAGATCAACGTCACCGGCAAGAGTTCGGGCATCAACGTCACCGGGCAGCAGAGCCAGGTCTCGGTAACCGGCACCGGTTCGGACATCGGCGTGGTCGGCTCCACGTCGCGCATCAGCGTCACCGGCAGCAGCATGGGCGTGTCGGTGACCGGCGAAAGCACCGATCTGAGCGTCACCGGGACGGAAACGCGCATCGGCATCCACGGTTCTTCCACCTCGCTGGACGTCACCGGCGTCGGTACCTCGGTGACGCTCGCCGCGGCGCGCATTTCGCTGGACATCGTCGGCATGAGCGTGTCGATCCCGGTGGTCTACATCTACGTATGA
- the tssG gene encoding type VI secretion system baseplate subunit TssG, giving the protein MGTPDWRTGEPLADRLRARPASFDFFQWVRLQSWPSPQDPAARRRGAREVGAHLRFRGEMSPVFPGSEISAGRLRAERRRSVRDPRIELFVANFALSGVLGPLPDSFAEWIRQRLAERDPAMAEFLDIFNHRLSTLRYELKAASVPAFDATRPEYTRQADAVGALMGLTPFEGEGAAILAHRVPLPRRALLALAGLVANGRKSAAQAQIVLGVYLQAPVRVEALVGAWRDIEARDRTLLGARRLRDGAPLGRRVWVNHAAVALHVGPVPYARLCLLLQDCAHLDDGAHESRFGDGYRGLAAMVHYLFDRHVDAVVSIAVAEDDIPPAWLGRPRRLAGFGSGHGLRLGQTAWLRGKPAQPREVRFTIRADDPAEAA; this is encoded by the coding sequence ATGGGAACCCCTGACTGGCGCACAGGTGAACCTCTAGCCGACCGGCTGCGTGCGCGGCCGGCGAGCTTCGATTTCTTCCAGTGGGTGCGCCTGCAATCGTGGCCCTCGCCGCAAGACCCGGCCGCGCGCCGGCGCGGTGCGCGCGAGGTCGGCGCGCACCTGCGCTTCCGCGGCGAGATGTCGCCGGTGTTCCCCGGAAGCGAAATCTCCGCCGGCCGGCTACGCGCCGAACGCCGCCGTTCGGTGCGCGATCCGCGTATCGAACTGTTCGTGGCGAACTTCGCGCTGTCCGGCGTGCTCGGGCCGCTGCCGGACAGCTTCGCCGAATGGATCCGCCAGCGGTTGGCCGAGCGCGACCCGGCGATGGCGGAGTTCCTGGACATCTTCAACCACCGCCTCAGCACGCTGCGCTACGAACTGAAGGCGGCCAGCGTGCCGGCCTTCGACGCGACGCGGCCGGAGTACACCCGGCAGGCCGATGCGGTCGGGGCCCTGATGGGCCTGACGCCGTTCGAAGGGGAGGGCGCGGCCATCCTCGCCCACCGCGTGCCGCTGCCGCGCCGTGCGCTGCTGGCCCTGGCCGGGCTGGTGGCGAACGGCCGCAAGAGTGCGGCGCAGGCGCAGATCGTGCTGGGCGTGTACCTGCAGGCGCCGGTGCGGGTGGAAGCCCTGGTCGGTGCGTGGCGCGACATCGAGGCGCGCGACCGCACGCTGCTGGGGGCGCGGCGCTTGCGCGACGGCGCGCCGCTGGGGCGCCGGGTGTGGGTGAACCACGCGGCGGTCGCGCTGCACGTCGGGCCGGTGCCTTATGCCCGGCTGTGCCTGTTGCTGCAGGACTGCGCGCACCTGGACGACGGAGCGCACGAAAGCCGCTTCGGCGACGGCTACCGCGGCCTGGCGGCGATGGTGCATTACCTGTTCGATCGCCATGTCGACGCAGTGGTCTCGATCGCCGTGGCCGAGGACGACATCCCGCCCGCGTGGCTGGGCCGCCCGCGCCGCCTGGCCGGTTTCGGCAGCGGCCACGGCCTGCGCCTGGGGCAGACGGCGTGGCTGCGCGGCAAGCCCGCGCAACCGCGCGAGGTGCGCTTCACGATCCGCGCCGACGATCCGGCGGAGGCCGCATGA